In a single window of the candidate division KSB1 bacterium genome:
- a CDS encoding T9SS type A sorting domain-containing protein: MKGARYLFVALVIAAVAVGETVALGQSAVQTWGFIGNKGPTRTSGWKFVPGEFAGNAGVAGDQALLDGQWSAIRGGFEEVVTATQENAIRVTGKIRFVGGDPKWWNALRWGLFYHDSAGVVVNVDTDSAYWNGYEKYANGYLFAPHNGVVDRPNWAHGGGGDHGVVRYGTWLSTYGNNLSLGFVDQKPRRAEMTEGVYNWAVSVQPLADGTKEVRFYLIKEDNSYWWGAVSRDTTTIAPKFNGVCFAINGGQGGSTSTVRGMYLEDVYVDRGAPIEIPEAPFVPFYVAQWGFIGNKGPTRTSGWKFVPGEFAGNAGVAGDQALLDGQWSAIRGGFEEVVTATQENAIRVTGKIRFVGGDPKWWNALRWGLFYHDSAGVVVNVDTDSAYWNGYEKYANGYLFAPHNGVVDRPNWAHGGGGDHGVVRYGTWLSTYGNNLSLGFVDQKPRRAEMTEGVYNWAVSVQPLADGTKEVRFYLIKEDNSYWWGAVSRDTTTIAPKFNGVCFAINGGQGGSTSTVRGMYLEDVYVDRGAPIEIPEAPFVPFYVAQWGFIGNKGPTRTAGWKFIPGEYAGNAGIGGDTGPIPGQWSAIRGGFEEVVTATAENAIRVTGQIEFVGADPKWWGALRWGLFYHDSAGVLVNVDTDSAFWTGYESRAYGYLFQPHSGVNESPNWAAGGGGDHGVVRGGAWISTYGMSHLSMGFVRQEPFRAEMTAGVYNWAISVRPLPDGSNEVRFYFVKEDNSYWWAATSIDTTGITTRFNGVCFAMIGDPGEEPAKLRGMYLRDVYVDRGEPIEIPEAPFSPFYVADWGFIGGRTGGWTLTPGEVDGNVTISGTSAPTGWAAIRGGFAREVKLTSGKALVVTGSMEFEGGGFEGWSSLRLGVFHSDSAGVVVGDSWTGTEGHHNGYLFLPHSGNNELTNWQGIGQLGTVGAVVDYGWLSTNGPNHYVLTARTQLPAAAVGGPGLYHFAFSLAPVREGKTEIRYYIHKEDGTYNFAGIVSDEHVPLVTTKFNSINFGVSNQATAKALKLYDVHVDMGEPIQIPDSLLVAVAMLPDRMVPTEYALRQNYPNPFNPSTTIQFALPRDGEVSLVVHDALGRPVTTLVNGRMTAGYYSVNFDASNLPSGVYLCRLKAGEYTETRKLTLMK, encoded by the coding sequence ATGAAAGGAGCTCGCTACTTGTTCGTGGCTCTGGTGATCGCAGCTGTCGCCGTGGGGGAGACGGTGGCGCTCGGCCAGAGCGCGGTGCAAACGTGGGGTTTCATCGGTAACAAGGGGCCGACGCGTACCAGTGGTTGGAAGTTTGTGCCTGGGGAGTTTGCCGGCAATGCGGGGGTAGCTGGCGATCAGGCATTGCTGGATGGCCAGTGGAGCGCGATTCGTGGTGGGTTTGAGGAGGTGGTGACGGCCACTCAGGAGAACGCGATTCGGGTGACGGGGAAGATTCGCTTTGTGGGGGGAGATCCGAAGTGGTGGAATGCGTTGCGCTGGGGGTTGTTCTACCACGACAGTGCGGGGGTGGTGGTGAATGTGGATACTGATTCGGCGTACTGGAATGGGTACGAGAAGTACGCCAATGGGTATTTGTTTGCGCCGCACAATGGGGTAGTGGATCGTCCGAACTGGGCGCATGGGGGAGGGGGTGATCATGGGGTAGTGCGGTACGGGACGTGGTTGAGCACGTATGGGAACAATTTGTCGTTGGGCTTTGTGGATCAGAAGCCGCGGCGTGCGGAGATGACGGAGGGGGTTTACAACTGGGCGGTTTCGGTGCAGCCGTTGGCTGATGGGACCAAGGAGGTGCGGTTTTACCTGATCAAGGAGGACAACAGTTATTGGTGGGGTGCGGTGTCGCGGGACACGACGACGATCGCGCCGAAGTTTAACGGGGTGTGTTTTGCGATCAATGGTGGTCAGGGTGGGAGCACCTCGACGGTGCGGGGGATGTATCTTGAGGATGTGTACGTGGATCGGGGGGCGCCGATAGAGATACCGGAGGCGCCGTTTGTGCCGTTTTACGTGGCGCAGTGGGGTTTCATCGGTAACAAGGGGCCGACGCGTACCAGTGGTTGGAAGTTTGTGCCTGGGGAGTTTGCCGGCAATGCGGGGGTAGCTGGCGATCAGGCATTGCTGGATGGCCAGTGGAGCGCGATTCGTGGTGGGTTTGAGGAGGTGGTGACGGCCACTCAGGAGAACGCGATTCGGGTGACGGGGAAGATTCGCTTTGTGGGGGGAGATCCGAAGTGGTGGAATGCGTTGCGCTGGGGGTTGTTCTACCACGACAGTGCGGGGGTGGTGGTGAATGTGGATACTGATTCGGCGTACTGGAATGGGTACGAGAAGTACGCCAATGGGTATTTGTTTGCGCCGCACAATGGGGTAGTGGATCGTCCGAACTGGGCGCATGGGGGAGGGGGTGATCATGGGGTAGTGCGGTACGGGACGTGGTTGAGCACGTATGGGAACAATTTGTCGTTGGGCTTTGTGGATCAGAAGCCGCGGCGTGCGGAGATGACGGAGGGGGTTTACAACTGGGCGGTTTCGGTGCAGCCGTTGGCTGATGGGACCAAGGAGGTGCGGTTTTACCTGATCAAGGAGGACAACAGTTATTGGTGGGGTGCGGTGTCGCGGGACACGACGACGATCGCGCCGAAGTTTAACGGGGTGTGTTTTGCGATCAATGGTGGTCAGGGTGGGAGCACCTCGACGGTGCGGGGGATGTATCTTGAGGATGTGTACGTGGATCGGGGGGCGCCGATAGAGATACCGGAGGCGCCGTTTGTGCCGTTTTACGTGGCGCAGTGGGGTTTCATCGGTAACAAGGGGCCGACGCGTACTGCCGGTTGGAAGTTCATCCCCGGCGAATATGCGGGGAATGCTGGCATCGGCGGCGATACCGGGCCAATCCCCGGTCAGTGGTCAGCCATTCGCGGTGGGTTTGAGGAGGTGGTGACCGCCACCGCAGAGAATGCGATCCGCGTCACGGGCCAGATTGAGTTTGTGGGCGCAGATCCAAAGTGGTGGGGTGCACTGCGATGGGGTCTATTCTACCACGACAGTGCCGGAGTGCTGGTCAACGTGGATACCGACTCTGCGTTCTGGACGGGGTACGAGAGCCGAGCCTATGGCTACCTATTCCAGCCGCACAGCGGGGTGAACGAGAGCCCGAACTGGGCGGCCGGCGGCGGAGGTGACCACGGCGTGGTCCGCGGGGGTGCGTGGATCAGCACGTACGGCATGAGCCACCTTTCCATGGGTTTTGTGCGCCAGGAGCCGTTCCGCGCGGAGATGACTGCCGGTGTGTACAACTGGGCGATTTCGGTGCGCCCGCTGCCGGATGGGAGCAACGAGGTTCGCTTCTATTTCGTGAAGGAGGACAACAGCTACTGGTGGGCGGCGACCTCCATCGACACCACGGGGATCACCACGCGGTTCAATGGCGTCTGCTTTGCCATGATTGGTGATCCCGGCGAGGAACCGGCCAAGCTGCGCGGCATGTACCTGCGCGATGTGTACGTGGACCGCGGCGAACCCATTGAAATCCCCGAGGCGCCGTTCAGCCCGTTCTACGTCGCGGACTGGGGCTTCATTGGTGGCCGCACCGGTGGCTGGACCTTGACTCCGGGAGAGGTGGACGGCAACGTCACCATCTCCGGCACGAGCGCGCCTACAGGCTGGGCGGCTATTCGTGGTGGATTCGCCAGAGAAGTGAAACTCACCTCCGGCAAGGCCCTCGTTGTGACCGGCTCTATGGAGTTCGAGGGTGGCGGTTTTGAAGGCTGGAGCTCCTTGCGGCTTGGCGTCTTCCATAGCGATAGTGCTGGGGTTGTTGTCGGCGACTCGTGGACGGGCACGGAAGGTCACCACAATGGCTACCTCTTCCTGCCGCACAGTGGCAACAACGAGCTCACCAACTGGCAGGGCATTGGCCAACTGGGTACCGTGGGCGCCGTGGTCGACTATGGGTGGCTTAGCACCAACGGCCCGAATCACTATGTGCTTACGGCACGCACACAGCTGCCGGCCGCTGCAGTGGGTGGACCCGGTCTGTATCACTTTGCTTTCTCGTTGGCTCCTGTGCGCGAGGGGAAGACCGAGATAAGGTATTACATCCATAAGGAAGACGGCACCTACAACTTTGCCGGCATTGTCAGCGATGAGCATGTGCCGCTGGTGACGACCAAGTTCAACAGCATCAACTTTGGGGTCAGCAACCAAGCCACGGCCAAAGCGTTGAAGCTGTACGATGTGCATGTGGACATGGGCGAACCGATCCAGATCCCGGATTCGCTGCTGGTTGCGGTAGCCATGTTGCCGGATCGGATGGTGCCTACCGAGTATGCGTTGCGGCAGAACTATCCGAACCCGTTCAACCCGTCGACCACCATTCAGTTCGCTTTGCCGCGCGACGGCGAGGTGAGCCTGGTGGTCCACGACGCGTTGGGTCGACCAGTGACCACCCTGGTCAATGGCCGGATGACTGCGGGCTACTACTCCGTGAACTTTGACGCCTCCAACCTGCCCTCCGGCGTGTACCTGTGCAGGCTGAAAGCGGGCGAGTACACCGAGACCCGGAAGCTGACTTTGATGAAGTAG
- a CDS encoding T9SS type A sorting domain-containing protein, with protein MRRWLMMFVITLVLATVSYAQQRDTVYVASDLAGEGNLNVAVQEKINAGTLSRTVFKLERLGYYIITGTITVPQGEHLEIVGPPVGRKQEEAPPQIVWTSSGGVATNFMFDCFGDLTMKNVWLRYANTAGAQVGTTIQFEDDPVANASGKGEVGIFENVVFEYSSCPPNAGGAVTVTAERFRGTFKNCYFRNCIDTHLRYYGRALSFPYATTGWHNDYVYFENCTFANIGYVYMQEGGEYGDEVYFNHCTFMNVVMFVLESGWWWKMNVTNSLFVNTYMFGYIPAQLGGGVPFGGTIAIGKVADFGFSVPFTEQDRRILFAHNAYYLEDWLTDWMVNCPYSKEKKRNREVDMVPAPMPMLNDSTIAFFNDDSRFPYMTMDSLYNGLEFVRETSGVLRGKPISALNPRILVPPTDLEAIKVFLNYKWSTNADTNWAYDPDAGYYQTWPLPENLAYRNDTLKTAAMGGFPLGDLYHWWPEQYERWSAQADQERARILTWRDTGIDPQSSVEPPVANPLPTGFRLAQNYPNPFNPRTKIPFSLPTAGRIRLTVYNGLGQKVATLVDGVTAAGEHTVTFDGSKLPGGVYLYRLEGEGVSLTRKFVLLK; from the coding sequence ATGAGGCGCTGGCTAATGATGTTTGTCATCACTCTGGTCCTGGCAACGGTGTCCTACGCGCAACAGAGGGACACAGTGTACGTGGCCAGTGACTTGGCGGGCGAGGGGAATCTGAACGTCGCGGTTCAGGAGAAGATCAACGCCGGAACCCTGTCAAGGACGGTCTTTAAGCTGGAGAGGTTAGGCTACTACATCATCACCGGCACCATCACGGTACCCCAGGGGGAACATCTGGAAATCGTTGGGCCGCCAGTGGGGAGAAAACAGGAAGAGGCACCGCCCCAGATCGTGTGGACCTCAAGCGGCGGGGTCGCCACCAACTTCATGTTCGACTGCTTCGGTGATCTCACCATGAAGAACGTTTGGCTTCGCTATGCCAACACCGCTGGGGCGCAGGTAGGGACAACTATTCAGTTCGAAGACGACCCGGTAGCCAACGCATCTGGCAAGGGGGAAGTGGGCATCTTCGAGAATGTGGTCTTCGAGTACTCTTCTTGTCCCCCCAATGCTGGTGGGGCCGTGACCGTTACCGCGGAACGCTTCAGAGGTACGTTCAAGAACTGCTACTTCCGCAACTGCATCGACACCCACCTGCGGTACTACGGCCGCGCCTTGTCCTTCCCTTATGCCACGACCGGCTGGCACAACGACTATGTCTACTTCGAGAACTGCACCTTCGCCAACATCGGCTACGTGTACATGCAGGAGGGTGGGGAGTACGGTGATGAAGTCTACTTCAACCACTGCACCTTCATGAACGTGGTCATGTTCGTCTTGGAGTCGGGGTGGTGGTGGAAGATGAACGTCACCAACTCGCTCTTTGTCAACACCTACATGTTCGGATACATTCCTGCCCAGCTGGGTGGGGGAGTGCCGTTCGGCGGTACGATTGCGATTGGGAAGGTCGCGGACTTCGGATTCAGCGTGCCCTTCACCGAGCAAGATCGCCGTATCCTGTTCGCCCATAACGCCTACTACCTGGAGGATTGGCTCACCGATTGGATGGTAAACTGCCCGTATAGCAAGGAGAAGAAGAGGAACCGCGAGGTCGACATGGTGCCGGCGCCCATGCCGATGCTCAACGACTCGACCATTGCCTTCTTCAACGACGACAGTCGTTTCCCGTATATGACCATGGACAGTCTTTACAATGGGCTGGAGTTTGTGCGGGAGACCAGCGGAGTCCTGAGGGGAAAGCCCATTTCGGCGCTGAACCCGCGCATTCTGGTGCCACCTACCGACTTGGAGGCCATCAAGGTGTTTCTGAACTACAAGTGGAGCACCAACGCGGACACCAATTGGGCCTACGACCCGGACGCAGGCTATTATCAGACGTGGCCTCTGCCGGAGAACTTGGCTTACCGGAATGATACTCTGAAGACTGCAGCCATGGGTGGCTTCCCGCTGGGAGATCTCTACCACTGGTGGCCTGAGCAGTACGAGCGCTGGAGCGCGCAGGCTGACCAGGAGCGGGCAAGAATCTTGACCTGGCGGGACACGGGCATCGACCCGCAGAGCAGTGTGGAACCGCCCGTCGCGAACCCTCTGCCCACAGGCTTTCGACTCGCCCAAAACTACCCGAACCCGTTCAACCCGAGAACCAAGATCCCCTTCTCCCTGCCCACGGCGGGGCGGATTCGGCTGACGGTGTACAATGGCCTGGGGCAAAAGGTGGCCACGTTGGTGGACGGAGTGACAGCTGCTGGTGAGCATACCGTCACCTTTGACGGCTCAAAGCTCCCAGGCGGTGTGTACCTGTATCGCCTCGAGGGCGAGGGCGTGTCCTTGACGAGGAAGTTCGTTTTGCTTAAGTAG